A genomic window from Xenorhabdus cabanillasii includes:
- a CDS encoding RHS repeat-associated core domain-containing protein yields MGLMDEIVTRTARVGATHAGKQLQPAARELGPAAARMGDPIQHKSFLGALVGVIVGALIGAAIFGAAAFLIGATGGLAVIAVGTLATFAFGDLISKASSAVTDAIESCNPPAGVIATGSPNVFIEGKPAARVESDTAACKNHPAPRIAQGSESVFINEKPAARIKDKLECGSTIKGGASKVFIGSGQGTYLEIQEEFPAWQRALLVAVEFIIPPSRGAIKGFAKLLTKTGRKAVIDGAKAGAEKAAQKIKNLPGKITNNISCAKNAFKQNKGLKRYTESVKKFFTGDPIDVTTGTLFDQRIDIELGQTIPLQFIRSWSPGHRGLLGENWLDNFSECVLITGDRIEILTTEGASLLFALPASYDHSINPEHPNFKLSRYKQGLILSDRDRLISKYFTFPATVFPATTESDPDKESTQRLWLSEYRDHNDNTIQFHYSERNQLIKVTHSDGPELALLYREDGLLEEIRRTDNGLNEMLARYGYHDNGWLADADSTQTYHLFYEYNEQGLISRWSDHDQTAVDYVYDQQGRCIYSVGSGGFYPVHLSYEPGITHSTTPQGHTTTWHYNDEQQVTQVETPCGSITRYEYDEWGNLRRQILPKGEILTFDYLADTGLVTAFTNALGATWRYHYDDADRLISMTDPLGQVWWQQYDDKGNPECFIAPDGHKTTLTRNEFGLVTAIEDSDGNKRSWEYDRHQRLTKLFDEENRSLQLGYDSQDRLRRMTTGGGALWRWDYDRHHRISLSDRPNNSIERFRHDRHGNLTEWTDAHGVKWQIEYGPFDLPLARVDGEGNRWQYRYDPDSLQLLEVITPQGESYRYTLDADGRVITETDYADTQWHYAYDLNDNCTEKRDALGNITRYEYDAAQRLTAVHTPEGTTRYRYDIIGRLLEVTAPDILPLIFEYDEQGRLIRETQPHGEIRREYPDNTTTERQLHTPDGRLWQAKTAVNKVGELSLLAINGDHSLTVERDKDGNEWHRQSDKGFILRQEHSLMGLLTSQRAGRNTEFFAAHEVADIPQPTLAGLDREYRYDDALNLVAANDERQWLRYMVNGNGQVTSVSDGDRLREHYQYDTCGYPARRFDGVNEVDGERLYQKGHRLRQLGQHLFEYDDAGRMTAMQLWQDGHRPQLTKFRWNSQNQLIGVMAPGGQHWTYRYDAFGRRTEKVNEQGNMRTTYLWDGDVPAEIREYRHNRLYSIRHLVFDGWQLLAQQVQFFSLNPENRHELVAGDIQTQYAVCAPTGEPLALFDTAGHRVWRQPPQSLYGLRLGVLGENAELNPGNQFAGQWRDEESGLVYNRFRYYSPVAGCYLTPDPIKLMGGVNLYQYVPNPLIWIDSLGLSGVYIFITKLGNRYIGMGDRRRYMKSTRCRTKQDGSYSATQTNLGNGKTQQSYYDAAIDKGMHKDLRSIASQHGVRAKDFAEMVEYRLMELHGFRFHNNFNLLNEKNSPGATKFKISSPTVQHAVNTEACDILYNFLGLNSGIGR; encoded by the coding sequence ATGGGACTGATGGATGAAATTGTCACTCGCACTGCGCGGGTGGGTGCAACCCATGCTGGCAAGCAACTGCAACCAGCGGCACGAGAATTAGGCCCTGCGGCTGCACGTATGGGAGATCCTATTCAACACAAAAGTTTTTTAGGAGCACTTGTGGGTGTCATTGTGGGAGCGTTGATCGGTGCCGCGATTTTTGGTGCGGCGGCATTTTTGATCGGCGCAACAGGCGGCTTGGCTGTGATAGCTGTTGGCACTCTGGCCACATTTGCTTTTGGTGATCTCATCAGTAAAGCCAGCTCGGCAGTCACAGATGCTATCGAGAGTTGTAACCCGCCAGCCGGGGTGATTGCCACGGGTTCACCTAATGTCTTTATTGAAGGCAAACCCGCGGCACGGGTGGAGTCAGACACAGCAGCTTGCAAAAATCATCCAGCACCCCGCATCGCTCAGGGCAGTGAAAGTGTATTTATCAACGAAAAGCCCGCCGCGCGGATCAAAGATAAACTGGAGTGTGGCTCAACTATCAAAGGTGGTGCAAGTAAAGTCTTTATCGGCTCAGGCCAAGGCACCTATCTTGAAATACAGGAAGAGTTTCCAGCCTGGCAGCGGGCTTTGCTCGTTGCGGTGGAGTTTATTATCCCACCATCACGAGGCGCCATAAAAGGCTTTGCAAAACTATTGACTAAAACGGGCCGGAAAGCTGTTATTGACGGTGCCAAAGCAGGTGCTGAAAAAGCGGCCCAAAAAATCAAAAATCTCCCCGGAAAAATCACTAACAACATCAGTTGTGCCAAAAACGCTTTCAAGCAGAATAAAGGCCTGAAGCGTTATACGGAAAGCGTCAAGAAATTCTTTACAGGTGATCCGATAGACGTGACCACCGGCACTCTGTTTGACCAACGTATTGATATCGAGTTAGGGCAGACAATACCGCTGCAATTTATCCGCAGCTGGTCTCCCGGCCATCGCGGATTGCTGGGGGAAAACTGGCTGGATAACTTCTCGGAATGTGTGCTTATCACAGGCGATCGGATAGAAATTCTGACGACAGAAGGCGCCTCACTCCTCTTTGCCCTGCCAGCCAGTTACGACCACAGCATTAACCCTGAACACCCCAATTTCAAACTGAGCCGATATAAGCAAGGGCTTATCCTGAGTGATCGCGACCGCTTAATCAGTAAGTATTTTACTTTCCCCGCTACTGTCTTCCCTGCAACCACGGAAAGTGATCCAGACAAAGAGAGTACCCAACGTTTGTGGCTGAGCGAATATCGCGACCATAACGATAACACCATCCAGTTCCATTACAGTGAACGGAATCAACTGATAAAAGTTACCCATAGCGATGGCCCTGAATTAGCGTTGTTGTATCGCGAAGATGGATTACTGGAAGAGATCCGTCGTACCGATAATGGCCTGAATGAAATGCTGGCGCGTTACGGCTATCACGATAACGGCTGGCTGGCCGATGCAGACAGTACACAGACCTATCACCTGTTTTATGAATACAACGAGCAAGGACTAATCAGCCGCTGGTCTGATCATGATCAAACGGCGGTGGATTACGTCTACGATCAACAGGGGCGCTGCATCTATAGCGTGGGTTCTGGAGGGTTCTATCCGGTTCATCTCTCCTATGAACCGGGCATCACCCATTCAACCACGCCACAAGGTCACACGACAACCTGGCATTACAATGATGAGCAACAAGTAACACAGGTGGAAACACCGTGCGGCAGCATCACTCGCTATGAATACGATGAATGGGGAAATTTGCGCCGCCAGATTTTACCGAAAGGTGAAATTCTTACCTTCGACTATCTTGCTGATACCGGATTAGTGACTGCCTTTACTAATGCCCTCGGCGCAACATGGCGTTATCACTATGATGATGCCGATCGCCTTATCAGCATGACGGACCCACTCGGACAAGTCTGGTGGCAGCAATATGATGATAAAGGCAACCCTGAATGTTTTATCGCACCGGATGGACACAAAACCACTCTGACGCGGAACGAATTTGGTCTGGTCACTGCCATAGAAGACAGTGACGGCAACAAGCGCAGTTGGGAATATGACCGTCATCAACGCCTGACTAAACTGTTTGATGAAGAGAACCGCAGCCTGCAACTGGGCTATGACAGTCAGGATCGCCTGCGACGCATGACCACGGGTGGCGGCGCACTCTGGCGCTGGGATTACGATCGCCATCACCGCATTTCTTTAAGTGACCGTCCCAATAACAGTATCGAACGTTTCCGCCATGATCGCCACGGTAATCTGACCGAATGGACGGACGCTCATGGAGTAAAATGGCAGATTGAATACGGGCCATTTGATTTACCTCTCGCACGTGTGGATGGAGAAGGAAACCGCTGGCAGTACCGTTATGACCCCGACAGTCTGCAATTGCTGGAAGTTATCACACCACAAGGCGAAAGCTACCGCTATACGCTGGATGCAGACGGGCGGGTGATTACCGAAACCGACTATGCGGATACCCAATGGCACTACGCTTATGACCTCAACGATAACTGCACTGAAAAACGCGATGCGCTGGGCAATATCACTCGCTATGAATACGATGCCGCACAACGGCTGACAGCCGTACATACGCCGGAAGGAACTACCCGTTACCGCTATGACATTATTGGCCGTCTGCTGGAAGTCACTGCACCTGACATCCTTCCTTTAATATTCGAATACGATGAACAAGGCCGCCTTATCCGGGAAACCCAGCCACACGGGGAAATTCGCCGCGAGTATCCCGACAACACTACAACAGAAAGGCAGCTCCACACACCCGATGGCCGGCTCTGGCAGGCAAAAACCGCGGTTAATAAAGTTGGGGAACTCAGCTTACTGGCAATCAACGGAGACCATTCTCTGACCGTTGAGCGGGATAAGGATGGAAACGAATGGCATCGCCAGTCCGATAAGGGTTTTATCCTGCGACAGGAACACTCGTTAATGGGGCTGCTCACTTCCCAACGTGCCGGACGTAACACCGAGTTTTTTGCTGCTCATGAAGTGGCCGATATCCCGCAACCCACATTGGCGGGGTTAGATCGCGAATATCGTTACGATGATGCACTTAATCTGGTGGCAGCGAATGATGAACGGCAGTGGCTGCGTTATATGGTTAATGGTAATGGACAAGTGACCTCAGTCAGTGACGGTGATCGATTACGGGAACATTATCAATATGACACCTGCGGTTATCCAGCCCGACGTTTCGATGGCGTCAACGAGGTGGACGGGGAGCGGCTGTACCAGAAAGGGCACCGGCTGCGCCAGCTCGGGCAACACCTGTTTGAGTATGACGACGCCGGCCGGATGACCGCCATGCAGCTGTGGCAGGACGGCCACCGGCCGCAACTGACCAAGTTCCGCTGGAACAGCCAGAACCAGCTGATTGGGGTGATGGCCCCGGGCGGCCAGCACTGGACCTACCGCTATGATGCCTTCGGGCGGCGCACCGAGAAAGTGAATGAACAGGGCAATATGCGCACCACCTATCTGTGGGACGGCGATGTGCCGGCGGAAATCCGCGAATACCGGCACAACCGGCTGTACAGCATACGGCATTTAGTTTTTGATGGCTGGCAGTTGCTGGCGCAGCAGGTGCAGTTTTTTAGCCTGAACCCGGAAAACCGCCACGAGCTGGTCGCCGGAGACATCCAGACCCAGTACGCGGTCTGTGCCCCGACCGGCGAGCCGCTGGCATTGTTTGATACCGCCGGGCACCGGGTCTGGCGCCAGCCGCCGCAGAGCCTGTACGGGCTGCGTCTGGGGGTGTTGGGGGAAAATGCGGAACTGAATCCGGGGAACCAGTTCGCCGGGCAGTGGCGGGATGAAGAAAGTGGGCTGGTCTACAATCGGTTCAGGTATTACTCGCCGGTTGCAGGATGTTACCTGACGCCAGATCCAATCAAATTAATGGGTGGAGTTAATCTCTACCAATATGTACCTAATCCGCTAATTTGGATTGATTCCCTAGGATTAAGTGGTGTTTATATCTTTATAACGAAACTGGGAAATCGGTATATTGGCATGGGAGATCGTCGTCGTTATATGAAGTCTACACGGTGTCGTACAAAACAGGATGGTAGCTACAGTGCAACACAGACTAATTTAGGTAATGGTAAAACACAACAGTCTTATTATGATGCAGCTATTGACAAAGGAATGCACAAAGATTTAAGGAGCATAGCCTCTCAACATGGAGTCAGAGCGAAAGATTTTGCAGAAATGGTTGAATATCGTCTGATGGAGTTACATGGTTTCCGTTTTCATAATAATTTTAATCTATTGAATGAAAAAAACTCACCTGGTGCAACTAAATTTAAAATTTCTAGTCCAACAGTACAGCATGCAGTTAACACAGAAGCTTGTGATATTTTATATAACTTTCTTGGGCTTAATTCAGGTATTGGGAGGTAG
- a CDS encoding DUF1795 domain-containing protein, whose protein sequence is MSKQIYQMNEGTLAIPAGWRDESMQVFVLPDDSGVNLVINRTPVPMGSDHTAYYAQTLTQFETHLPGYKEHQRLEIELSGAPAWRLDYQWQSPEGEMHQTVVLQIRGNLLLAFNLTSPQPFEEGQRNALLAIVSSFQAT, encoded by the coding sequence ATGAGTAAACAAATCTACCAGATGAATGAAGGAACCTTAGCTATACCCGCTGGCTGGCGTGATGAGTCAATGCAGGTATTTGTTCTGCCGGATGACAGTGGCGTCAATTTAGTGATTAACCGCACACCCGTGCCGATGGGCTCTGACCACACCGCCTACTACGCCCAGACATTGACTCAGTTTGAAACCCATCTCCCCGGCTATAAAGAGCACCAAAGGCTGGAGATAGAACTCAGCGGTGCACCCGCCTGGCGGCTGGACTACCAATGGCAAAGCCCGGAAGGTGAGATGCACCAGACTGTAGTACTGCAAATACGGGGCAATTTGCTGCTGGCTTTTAACCTGACTTCTCCACAGCCGTTTGAAGAAGGGCAGCGTAACGCTCTGCTGGCAATAGTCAGTAGTTTTCAGGCGACCTGA
- a CDS encoding type VI secretion system tip protein VgrG: protein MSLKKSIISQKSRQTGGNSSGGLLFTLTAGSLPPQTFVVTDFALTEVFSQPFQLNIGLASADPAIDFSTVLDHTATLTILQGETEQRNISGMVSSFEQGSTGLHQTTYQMTIRPDLWRTTLRQNSRIFQQRDIVTIITTILKEHGIRDVVFSLRQPHPEREFCVQYQESDFTFIQRLTAEEGIFYFFECGNGRNTLVFADDAGSVPLGIELPYQPSEQSSTGDVSVSSITNRAQVRPAQVQLKDYTFKNPAWAAEFSQQMKEDNLQKLYYEHYDYPGRFKDEQHGAAFTRYRLEALRNDAMTGHGNGYAIAIQPGRLFTLTNHPREEWNQPWQVISASHTGYQPQALEQEISGSGTTLNSQFSFIRQTQTWRPSPLPKPIVDGPQIAKVVGPAGEEIFCDQYGRVRLQFPWDRYGRSDDQSSCWIRVTHPWAGQGWGMLAIPRVGQEVVVDFLHGDPDQPIVIGRTYHASNIPPGGLPGSKTQMSFRSKTHKGEGYNEMLFEDAKGSERLALHAQKDMNTTVLNNMCTTVLNDCTMQVKHDHTESIGNNQVISVRKDRIKEVTGEETSTIHGKRQVTVEKSSQLSAKEDISIQSVNGGIQVSAGGASITLDKEGNIHITGKNIIINGKDQIQLN, encoded by the coding sequence ATGTCACTGAAAAAGAGCATTATTTCTCAGAAGAGCCGGCAAACTGGCGGTAATTCATCCGGCGGACTTCTGTTCACTCTGACCGCAGGCAGCCTGCCACCCCAAACTTTTGTGGTCACTGATTTCGCGCTGACAGAGGTTTTTTCACAACCTTTTCAACTGAATATTGGTCTGGCAAGTGCTGATCCGGCTATCGATTTTTCTACTGTGCTCGATCACACGGCCACCCTCACGATTTTGCAGGGAGAAACCGAACAGCGCAACATCAGTGGCATGGTATCCAGCTTTGAACAGGGAAGTACCGGATTACATCAGACCACCTATCAGATGACTATCCGTCCGGATTTATGGCGTACAACACTGCGCCAAAATTCACGTATCTTCCAACAGCGGGATATCGTGACCATTATCACCACCATTTTAAAGGAACACGGCATTCGTGATGTGGTATTTAGTTTGCGCCAGCCACATCCAGAGCGTGAATTTTGTGTGCAATATCAGGAAAGCGATTTCACTTTCATTCAGCGTTTAACGGCAGAAGAGGGCATTTTCTACTTTTTTGAGTGTGGCAACGGGCGTAATACGCTGGTCTTTGCCGATGATGCTGGCTCAGTACCGTTGGGTATCGAACTTCCCTACCAACCCAGTGAACAAAGCTCTACCGGTGATGTTTCTGTCAGTAGTATCACCAACCGCGCGCAGGTCCGGCCGGCACAGGTACAACTTAAGGATTACACCTTTAAGAATCCGGCCTGGGCAGCAGAATTCAGCCAGCAAATGAAAGAGGACAATCTCCAGAAGCTCTATTACGAGCATTACGATTATCCCGGACGCTTCAAAGATGAACAGCATGGTGCGGCTTTTACCCGCTACCGGCTCGAAGCACTGCGCAACGATGCGATGACAGGACATGGCAACGGCTATGCCATCGCCATCCAACCGGGGCGGCTCTTCACCCTGACCAACCATCCGCGTGAAGAATGGAATCAACCGTGGCAGGTGATTTCCGCCAGCCATACTGGTTATCAACCACAAGCGTTAGAACAGGAAATCAGTGGCAGCGGTACGACACTGAACAGCCAGTTTAGTTTTATCCGCCAGACCCAGACCTGGCGCCCTTCTCCACTGCCAAAACCCATCGTCGATGGGCCGCAAATCGCCAAAGTCGTCGGCCCTGCCGGAGAGGAAATTTTCTGTGACCAATATGGCCGTGTCCGCCTCCAGTTTCCGTGGGATCGTTATGGCCGCAGTGATGATCAAAGTTCTTGCTGGATACGTGTTACCCACCCGTGGGCAGGACAGGGTTGGGGGATGCTCGCCATTCCCCGTGTCGGTCAGGAGGTGGTGGTTGATTTCTTACATGGGGATCCAGACCAGCCTATCGTTATCGGCAGAACCTATCACGCCAGCAATATCCCTCCCGGCGGCTTACCCGGCAGCAAAACCCAGATGTCATTTCGCTCCAAAACCCATAAGGGAGAGGGCTATAACGAGATGCTGTTTGAGGATGCGAAAGGCAGTGAACGACTTGCCCTGCATGCGCAGAAGGATATGAATACTACCGTTTTGAACAATATGTGCACCACTGTCCTCAACGACTGTACCATGCAGGTGAAACACGATCACACCGAAAGCATCGGCAACAATCAGGTGATATCGGTGCGTAAAGATCGCATCAAGGAAGTGACCGGCGAAGAAACCAGCACCATTCACGGCAAGCGGCAAGTTACGGTGGAGAAAAGCAGCCAGTTAAGCGCCAAAGAAGACATTTCTATCCAGTCTGTCAACGGTGGCATCCAAGTCAGCGCAGGCGGTGCCAGTATCACGCTGGATAAAGAGGGCAACATTCATATCACCGGCAAAAACATCATTATCAACGGTAAGGATCAGATTCAGCTGAACTAA
- a CDS encoding thioesterase family protein, with protein METIQQPTQPLTQEEARKFIGEVFVYHMPFNQLLGLELVRFEEDYAELQFFNQDKLMGNIIQKILHGGVIASILDVAGGLVCTGCALSTMKVITMEELQKRLPTIGTIDLRVDYLRPGRGEVFTASSNIIRAGNKVSVARIELHNEKQVHIASATGTYLIG; from the coding sequence ATGGAAACGATACAGCAACCAACCCAACCTTTAACACAAGAAGAGGCGCGTAAATTTATAGGTGAGGTGTTTGTTTATCATATGCCATTCAACCAACTCTTGGGGCTTGAATTGGTTCGTTTTGAAGAAGACTACGCAGAGCTTCAGTTTTTCAATCAAGATAAGCTGATGGGTAATATAATCCAGAAGATCCTGCATGGTGGCGTTATAGCTTCAATACTTGATGTTGCTGGAGGCTTGGTCTGTACTGGCTGTGCATTGTCCACGATGAAAGTCATTACGATGGAAGAGCTACAAAAGCGCCTGCCTACAATAGGTACTATAGATCTGCGTGTTGATTACCTGCGTCCCGGACGTGGTGAAGTATTTACTGCCAGCAGTAATATCATTCGTGCCGGAAATAAAGTATCTGTCGCCAGAATAGAATTGCACAATGAAAAACAGGTACATATCGCCAGTGCAACAGGGACTTATCTGATTGGGTGA
- the recQ gene encoding ATP-dependent DNA helicase RecQ: MSTAEVISTASLAEQILRKTFGYQQFRPGQQQVIDAVLDDRDCLVIMPTGGGKSLCYQIPALVKNGLTLVVSPLISLMKDQVDQLRTNGIEAECLNSTQSREQQFDIIRRCRQGNIKLLYIAPERMVTDNFLDHLHDWHPALLAVDEAHCISQWGHDFRPEYRALGQLRRRLPDLPVIALTATADKTTRQDIVRLLELRDPIIHISSFDRPNIRYTLVEKYKPLDQLWSFVRSQQGKSGIIYCNSRNKVEETAERLQKRGLSVAPYHAGLENNQRAWVQDAFQRDDLQVVVATVAFGMGINKPNVRFVVHFDIPRNIESYYQETGRAGRDGLPAEAVLFYDPADMAWLRRCLEEKPAGEQQDIERHKLNAMGAFAEAQTCRRLVLLNYFGESQQTACGNCDICLDPPKRYDGLVDAQKALSCIYRVGQRFGIGYIVEVLRGANNQRIREFGHDKLPVYGIGKEHSQEHWMSILRQLIHLGLINQNIANYSALQLMEAARPVLRGEVSLQLAVPRIQSPKSRNQQNKSYSGNYDRKLFAKLRKLRKSIADENNIPPFVVFNDVTLIEMAEQCPITPNELLLINGVGQRKLERFGDAFMALIRDHFEGFE; the protein is encoded by the coding sequence GTGTCTACCGCAGAAGTCATCAGCACGGCATCGCTGGCTGAACAAATATTACGAAAAACATTCGGATATCAGCAATTTCGTCCCGGACAGCAGCAGGTAATAGACGCCGTTCTTGATGACCGTGATTGTCTGGTTATTATGCCGACAGGTGGCGGTAAGTCGTTGTGTTATCAGATCCCTGCTTTGGTCAAAAATGGGTTGACGCTGGTCGTTTCTCCATTGATCTCATTGATGAAAGATCAGGTTGATCAATTGAGAACAAATGGCATAGAAGCGGAGTGCTTAAACTCAACTCAAAGTCGTGAGCAACAATTCGATATTATCCGGCGTTGCCGTCAGGGAAATATCAAACTGCTTTATATTGCACCGGAACGGATGGTAACTGATAACTTTCTCGATCATTTACATGACTGGCATCCGGCTTTGCTGGCAGTTGATGAAGCGCACTGTATTTCTCAGTGGGGACATGATTTTCGGCCGGAATATCGTGCGCTTGGACAACTGCGCAGACGCTTGCCTGATCTTCCTGTTATCGCACTGACAGCCACAGCAGATAAGACCACCCGACAGGATATTGTTCGCTTGTTGGAGTTGCGTGATCCCATCATTCATATCAGCAGCTTTGATCGCCCTAACATTCGCTATACATTGGTTGAAAAATATAAACCTCTTGATCAACTCTGGTCATTTGTTCGTAGCCAGCAAGGAAAAAGCGGGATTATTTACTGCAACAGCAGGAACAAAGTGGAAGAGACCGCAGAACGACTACAAAAACGGGGATTGAGTGTCGCTCCTTACCATGCGGGGCTGGAGAACAATCAGCGTGCCTGGGTGCAGGATGCTTTCCAGCGGGATGATTTGCAGGTAGTTGTTGCGACAGTTGCGTTTGGTATGGGGATCAACAAACCCAACGTACGTTTTGTCGTGCATTTTGATATTCCCCGTAATATTGAATCTTACTATCAGGAAACGGGGCGTGCAGGGCGGGATGGTCTGCCAGCTGAAGCAGTACTGTTCTACGACCCGGCAGATATGGCGTGGCTACGCCGTTGTCTGGAAGAAAAACCCGCTGGCGAACAGCAGGATATTGAGCGCCATAAACTTAATGCCATGGGGGCGTTTGCTGAAGCGCAAACCTGCCGACGCCTGGTATTGCTCAACTATTTTGGCGAAAGCCAGCAAACCGCCTGTGGCAACTGTGATATCTGCCTTGATCCACCGAAACGTTATGATGGTTTAGTCGATGCGCAGAAAGCCTTGTCCTGTATCTACCGCGTTGGACAACGATTTGGTATCGGCTATATTGTAGAAGTGTTGCGCGGTGCTAATAATCAACGTATCAGGGAGTTCGGGCATGATAAATTGCCCGTTTACGGTATTGGCAAAGAACATAGTCAGGAACACTGGATGAGCATCCTGCGTCAGCTTATCCATCTGGGGTTAATCAACCAAAATATTGCCAATTATTCTGCATTACAACTGATGGAAGCGGCACGGCCTGTTCTGCGTGGCGAGGTGTCTTTGCAGCTTGCTGTGCCTCGAATTCAAAGTCCAAAAAGCAGAAATCAACAAAACAAATCATACAGTGGAAACTATGATCGTAAGTTATTCGCTAAGCTGCGGAAATTGCGAAAATCCATTGCTGATGAGAACAATATTCCGCCTTTTGTCGTTTTCAATGACGTAACGCTGATTGAAATGGCAGAACAGTGTCCAATAACACCCAATGAACTTCTGCTTATTAACGGGGTCGGGCAGCGTAAACTGGAACGTTTTGGTGATGCCTTTATGGCACTGATCCGTGATCATTTCGAAGGATTTGAATAA